The Trichomycterus rosablanca isolate fTriRos1 chromosome 15, fTriRos1.hap1, whole genome shotgun sequence genome contains a region encoding:
- the LOC134328716 gene encoding NACHT, LRR and PYD domains-containing protein 7-like isoform X2 codes for MEGARPDSPEPSCVTMKSDQSMVLPLNFKDGGCSTDLSVTEGTRPDSPEPSCVSMKSDESMDPSSNFKDGGCSTDLRPQKKKLNVTYRDQLESIFKELELKVINIVKNELNTFKKLLNEDYPACSEQEVKDVEDLNSFREGALKITLNVLKIMNQTDLANTLQSKLLVSVHQKKLKSNLREKFKRINEGISQHGSSALLNEIYTELYITEGWSGDVNNEHEIRQIEAASRRPATQEKPIKCSDLFKDTSIRTVLTKGIAGIGKTVSVQKFIMDWAEGKANQDVIFIFPLPFRELNLMKQKNLSLMELLHQFFPEVKDLPSLNCDTYKVLFIFDGLDECRLPLDFQNNERLCNITKSVKMDVLLTNLIKGNLLPSAHLWITTRPGAANQIPSQCVAQVTEVRGISDPQKEKYFRKRISDENLASKIISHIKSSRSLYIMCHIPVFCWISASVLERILDGAEGKEIPKTLTQMFTYFLIFQIKHKEQKYHGKSDPDPHQTRATILALGKLAFQQLKKGNLIFYEEDLTECGIDVKNTSVYSGICTQIFKKEAGLHLGQVFSFVHLSVQEFLAALYVFLTINNKNRNVQVMQNTGFFNIFRNYTNMSDFLKSAVDKALQSKNGHLDLFLRFLLGLSLESNQMLLRGLLPQTGSSSYNKEDTVRYIKEKISENPSPEKSINLFHCLNELNDDSLVQEVQKYLNRRVYVNQDGLRLSPAQWSALVFVLLNSDQELDKFDLSKYYPSHEGLLKMLPVVRESRKAELTGCNLTEESCDVLSSVVSLNSSSLKHLNLGNNKLKDSGVKLLSAGLENPHCKLEILENKIILL; via the exons TGTGACGGAGGGTACGAGACCAgattcacctgaacccagctgtgtctccatgaagagCGACGAGTCAATGGATCCTTCATCTAACTTTAAAGATGGAGGatgttctactgatctgag accacaaaagaagaaattaaatgttACTTACAGAGATCAGCTGGAATCCATATTTAAG GAACTGGAGCTCAAAGTCATCAACATAGTAAAGAATGAGCTAAACACGTTTAAAAAGCTCCTGAATGAAGATTACCCAGCTTGCTCTGAGCAGGAGGTGAAGGATGTAGAAGATCTGAATAGTTTCAGAGAGGGGGCGCTAAAGATCACACTGAATGTTCTGAAGATCATGAACCAGACAGACCTCGCTAACACCCTGCAGAGTA aaCTATTAGTCTCTGTACATCAGAAAAAACTCAAATCAAACCTGAGAGAGAAATTTAAAAGAATTAACGAAGGAATCTCCCAGCATGGAAGCTCAGCACTTCTGAATGAGATCTACACAGAGCTCTACATCACAGAGGGTTGGAGTGGAGACGTCAATAATGAACATGAAATCAGACAGAttgaagcagcatccaggagaccAGCAACACAGGAGAAACCCATCAAATGCAGCGACCTCTTTAAAGACACGTccatcagaactgtgctgactaaaggaatcgctggaattggaaaaacagtctCAGTGCAGAAGTTCATTATGGACTGGGCTGAAGGAAAAGCAAATCAGGACGTCATCTTCATATTTCCActtccttttagagagctgaaCTTGATGAAGCAGAAAAACCTCAGTCTGATGGAACTTCTTCATCAGTTTTTCCCAGAAGTAAAAGACCTACCATCATTAAACTGTGATACTTATAAAGTTTTGTTCATctttgatggtctggatgagtgtcgacttcctctagattttcaaaataatgagcGATTGTGTAACATAACAAAGTCAGTAAAAATGGATGTGCTGCTGACAAACCTCATCAAGGGGAACCTGCTTCCCTCTGCTCACCTCTGGATCACCACTCGACCaggagcagccaatcagatccctTCTCAGTGTGTAGCCCAGGTAACAGAGGTACGGGGGATCAGTGACCCTCAGAAAGAGAAGTACTTCAGGAAGAGGATCAGTGATGAGAACCTGGCTAGTAAAATCATCAGTCACATAAAGTCATCaagaagcctctacatcatgtgtcacattccagtCTTCTGTTGGATCTCAGCCTCTGTTCTAGAGAGAATTCTGGATGGAGCTGAGGGGAAAGAGatccccaaaactctgactcaaatgttcacttactttctGATCTTTCAGATAAAACACAAGGAACAAAAGTACCATGGGAAATCTGATCCTGATCCACACCAGACCAGAGCGACGATACTGGCACTGGGGAAACTGGCCTTCCAACAGCTGAAgaaaggaaacctgatcttTTATGAAGAAGACCTGACAGAGTGTGGCATTGATGTCAAAAACACATCAGTGTACTCAGGAATCTGCACCCAAATCTTCAAAAAAGAGGCTGGGCTGCACCTGGGTCAGgtcttcagctttgtgcacctgagtgttcaggagtttctggctgctttatatgtatttctcaccatcaacaacaaaaacagaaatgtgcaAGTGATGCAAAACACTGGATTCTTTAACATCTTTAGAAACTATACAAACATGTCTGACTTTCTGAAAAGTGCAGTGGACAAGGCCTTACAGAGTAAAAATGGACACCTGGATCTTTTCCTCCGCTTCCTCCTGGGTCTCTCACTAGAGTCCAATCAGATGCTCTTACGAGGCCtactgccacaaacaggaagtagcTCTTACAACAAAGAGGATACGGTCAGGTACATCAAGGAGAAGATCAGTGAAAATCCCTCTCCTGagaaatccatcaatctgttccactgtctgaatgaactgaatGATGATTCTCTAGTGCAGGAAGTCCAAAAATACCTAAACAGAAGAGTTTATGTTAATCAGGATGGACTCCGTCTCTCTCCTGCTCAGTGGTCGGCTCTGGTCTTTGTGTTGCTGAACTCAGATCAGGAGCTGGATAAGTTTGATTTGAGTAAATATTATCCATCACATGAAGGTCTTTTGAAGATGCTGCCAGTGGTGAGAGAATCAAGAAAAGCTGA gttgacTGGTTGTAATttaacagaggaaagttgtgacgttctgtcctcagttgtcagtttaaactcctccagtctgaaacatctgaacctgggtaacaataaactgaaggattcaggagtgaagctgctctctgctggactggagaatccacactgtaaactggagatactaga aaataaaattattttgttataA
- the LOC134328716 gene encoding NLR family CARD domain-containing protein 3-like isoform X1: MEGARPDSPEPSCVTMKSDQSMVLPLNFKDGGCSTDLSVTEGTRPDSPEPSCVSMKSDESMDPSSNFKDGGCSTDLRPQKKKLNVTYRDQLESIFKELELKVINIVKNELNTFKKLLNEDYPACSEQEVKDVEDLNSFREGALKITLNVLKIMNQTDLANTLQSKLLVSVHQKKLKSNLREKFKRINEGISQHGSSALLNEIYTELYITEGWSGDVNNEHEIRQIEAASRRPATQEKPIKCSDLFKDTSIRTVLTKGIAGIGKTVSVQKFIMDWAEGKANQDVIFIFPLPFRELNLMKQKNLSLMELLHQFFPEVKDLPSLNCDTYKVLFIFDGLDECRLPLDFQNNERLCNITKSVKMDVLLTNLIKGNLLPSAHLWITTRPGAANQIPSQCVAQVTEVRGISDPQKEKYFRKRISDENLASKIISHIKSSRSLYIMCHIPVFCWISASVLERILDGAEGKEIPKTLTQMFTYFLIFQIKHKEQKYHGKSDPDPHQTRATILALGKLAFQQLKKGNLIFYEEDLTECGIDVKNTSVYSGICTQIFKKEAGLHLGQVFSFVHLSVQEFLAALYVFLTINNKNRNVQVMQNTGFFNIFRNYTNMSDFLKSAVDKALQSKNGHLDLFLRFLLGLSLESNQMLLRGLLPQTGSSSYNKEDTVRYIKEKISENPSPEKSINLFHCLNELNDDSLVQEVQKYLNRRVYVNQDGLRLSPAQWSALVFVLLNSDQELDKFDLSKYYPSHEGLLKMLPVVRESRKAELTGCNLTEESCDVLSSVVSLNSSSLKHLNLGNNKLKDSGVKLLSAGLENPHCKLEILELWNCDLTEESCEVLSSVLSLNSSSLKHLNLSKNELKDSGVKLLSAGLENPHCKLEILELNCCSITDEGFTALASVLKSNPSSRLRKLQLSDNDPGESGVKLLKDLQEDPQCNLEELHLRNTYWMIS; encoded by the exons TGTGACGGAGGGTACGAGACCAgattcacctgaacccagctgtgtctccatgaagagCGACGAGTCAATGGATCCTTCATCTAACTTTAAAGATGGAGGatgttctactgatctgag accacaaaagaagaaattaaatgttACTTACAGAGATCAGCTGGAATCCATATTTAAG GAACTGGAGCTCAAAGTCATCAACATAGTAAAGAATGAGCTAAACACGTTTAAAAAGCTCCTGAATGAAGATTACCCAGCTTGCTCTGAGCAGGAGGTGAAGGATGTAGAAGATCTGAATAGTTTCAGAGAGGGGGCGCTAAAGATCACACTGAATGTTCTGAAGATCATGAACCAGACAGACCTCGCTAACACCCTGCAGAGTA aaCTATTAGTCTCTGTACATCAGAAAAAACTCAAATCAAACCTGAGAGAGAAATTTAAAAGAATTAACGAAGGAATCTCCCAGCATGGAAGCTCAGCACTTCTGAATGAGATCTACACAGAGCTCTACATCACAGAGGGTTGGAGTGGAGACGTCAATAATGAACATGAAATCAGACAGAttgaagcagcatccaggagaccAGCAACACAGGAGAAACCCATCAAATGCAGCGACCTCTTTAAAGACACGTccatcagaactgtgctgactaaaggaatcgctggaattggaaaaacagtctCAGTGCAGAAGTTCATTATGGACTGGGCTGAAGGAAAAGCAAATCAGGACGTCATCTTCATATTTCCActtccttttagagagctgaaCTTGATGAAGCAGAAAAACCTCAGTCTGATGGAACTTCTTCATCAGTTTTTCCCAGAAGTAAAAGACCTACCATCATTAAACTGTGATACTTATAAAGTTTTGTTCATctttgatggtctggatgagtgtcgacttcctctagattttcaaaataatgagcGATTGTGTAACATAACAAAGTCAGTAAAAATGGATGTGCTGCTGACAAACCTCATCAAGGGGAACCTGCTTCCCTCTGCTCACCTCTGGATCACCACTCGACCaggagcagccaatcagatccctTCTCAGTGTGTAGCCCAGGTAACAGAGGTACGGGGGATCAGTGACCCTCAGAAAGAGAAGTACTTCAGGAAGAGGATCAGTGATGAGAACCTGGCTAGTAAAATCATCAGTCACATAAAGTCATCaagaagcctctacatcatgtgtcacattccagtCTTCTGTTGGATCTCAGCCTCTGTTCTAGAGAGAATTCTGGATGGAGCTGAGGGGAAAGAGatccccaaaactctgactcaaatgttcacttactttctGATCTTTCAGATAAAACACAAGGAACAAAAGTACCATGGGAAATCTGATCCTGATCCACACCAGACCAGAGCGACGATACTGGCACTGGGGAAACTGGCCTTCCAACAGCTGAAgaaaggaaacctgatcttTTATGAAGAAGACCTGACAGAGTGTGGCATTGATGTCAAAAACACATCAGTGTACTCAGGAATCTGCACCCAAATCTTCAAAAAAGAGGCTGGGCTGCACCTGGGTCAGgtcttcagctttgtgcacctgagtgttcaggagtttctggctgctttatatgtatttctcaccatcaacaacaaaaacagaaatgtgcaAGTGATGCAAAACACTGGATTCTTTAACATCTTTAGAAACTATACAAACATGTCTGACTTTCTGAAAAGTGCAGTGGACAAGGCCTTACAGAGTAAAAATGGACACCTGGATCTTTTCCTCCGCTTCCTCCTGGGTCTCTCACTAGAGTCCAATCAGATGCTCTTACGAGGCCtactgccacaaacaggaagtagcTCTTACAACAAAGAGGATACGGTCAGGTACATCAAGGAGAAGATCAGTGAAAATCCCTCTCCTGagaaatccatcaatctgttccactgtctgaatgaactgaatGATGATTCTCTAGTGCAGGAAGTCCAAAAATACCTAAACAGAAGAGTTTATGTTAATCAGGATGGACTCCGTCTCTCTCCTGCTCAGTGGTCGGCTCTGGTCTTTGTGTTGCTGAACTCAGATCAGGAGCTGGATAAGTTTGATTTGAGTAAATATTATCCATCACATGAAGGTCTTTTGAAGATGCTGCCAGTGGTGAGAGAATCAAGAAAAGCTGA gttgacTGGTTGTAATttaacagaggaaagttgtgacgttctgtcctcagttgtcagtttaaactcctccagtctgaaacatctgaacctgggtaacaataaactgaaggattcaggagtgaagctgctctctgctggactggagaatccacactgtaaactggagatactaga GTTGTGGAATTGtgatctaacagaggaaagttgtgaagttctgtcatcagttctcagtttaaactcctccagtctgaaacatctgaacctgagtaagaatgaactgaaggattcaggagtgaagctgctctctgctggactggagaatccacactgtaaactggagatactgga GTTAAATTGCTGCAGtattacagatgaaggttttactgctctggcttcagttctgaaatcaaatccatcatcacgtCTGAGAAAACTGCAACTGAGCGACAATGATCCAGGAGAATCTGGAGTAAAACTGCTCAAAGATCTACAGGAGGATCCACAATGTAACCTGGAAGAGCTACA CCTCAGAAACACATATTGGATGATAAGTTGA